From a single Caloenas nicobarica isolate bCalNic1 chromosome 12, bCalNic1.hap1, whole genome shotgun sequence genomic region:
- the SYTL4 gene encoding synaptotagmin-like protein 4 isoform X2 — MSEAVDLSFLSDAERDLILQVLQRDEELRKAEERRIRRLKNELLEIRRKGAKRGSQRYSERTCARCQQSLGRVSPKANTCRGCNHLVCRDCRSYSPNGSWRCKVCTKEAELKKTTGDWFYDQRVNRFANRLGSDMVRLSLRHRSAASKRETVGQTLLQKAQLSEPKGSSTAWQQSPPAPQEGPSLFPDVSDPPDGKSDTESMENMSLDGYRPSPGGVGGRRNSLERAAPPRGGKQVAAPAGPAASSLTLPLRSKTTLSDGRDAAVGTCSSSLVDEHGTIFKKNPRRVVRPADYTKSVIDLRLENLVGEGGSLGDRSKSVPGLNVELEEEEDIDNLVEIHRQRVARGSMRSGASSSTLGSMVSIYSEAGDFGNVAVTGGISFSLSYEQKTQTLFIHVKECRQLAYGDEGKKRSNPYVKTYLLPDKSRQGKRKTTIKRNTINPQYNELLKYEINKSLLLARTLQFSVWHHDRFGRNTFLGEVEVPLDAWNFESQLEEFLPLHGKIGTDAAGLHQYKGELVVSMKYIPSSKHPGAGNDRKGKTGEGGELQVWIKEAKNLTAAKSGGTSDSFVKGYLLPHKTKASKRKTPVVKKTLNPHYNHTFVYNGINPEDLQHICLELTVWDREPLSSNDFLGGVRLGVGNGMSNGQAVDWMDSTGEELNLWQKMCQYPGSWAEGTLQLRSTMAKMRP; from the exons ATGTCCGAGGCTGTGGATCTGTCCTTCTTGTCGGATGCGGAGAGGGATTTGATCCTACAAGTCCTGCAGCGTGATGAGGAGCTCCGCAAAGCAGAGGAAAGGCGAATCAG GCGCCTGAAGAACGAGCTGCTGGAGATCCGGCGCAAGGGAGCCAAGCGGGGCAGCCAGCGCTACAGCGAGCGGACGTGTGCCCGCTGCCAGCAGAGTCTGGGTCGTGTCAGCCCCAAGGCCAACACCTGCCGGGGCTGCAACCACTTGGTGTGTCGGGACTGCCGTTCCTACAGCCCCAACGGCTCCTGGCGCTGCAAAGTCTGCACCAAGGAGGC CGAGCTGAAGAAGACAACGGGTGACTGGTTCTATGACCAGAGGGTCAACCGCTTTGCCAACCGCCTGGGCAGTGACATGGTGCGGCTGTCCCTGCGGCACAGGTCGGCAG CCAGCAAAAGGGAGACTGTAGGACAAACCCTCCTCCAGAAAGCCCAGCTCAGTGAGCCCAAAGGCTCCTCCACAGCCTGGCAGcagagccccccagcaccccaggagGGGCCCAG TTTGTTTCCGGATGTCTCAGACCCTCCAGATGGCAAAAGCGACACAGAGTCCATGGAAAACATGAGCCTGGATGGCTACAGACCTAGTCCTGGTGGTGTGGGGGGCAG GAGAAACTCCCTGGAGAGAGCTGCCCCTCCCAGAGGTGGAAAACAGGTTGCTGCACCAGCAGGacctgctgcctccagcctgACCCTCCCTCTCCGCTCCAAAACCACGCTCTCTGACGGACGA GATGCCGCCGTGGggacctgcagcagcagcttggtGGATGAGCATGGAACCATATTCAAGAAGAATCCCCGGCGGGTGGTGAGGCCCGCGG ACTACACCAAGTCGGTGATCGACCTGCGCCTGGAGAACCTCGTAGGGGAAGGTGGCTCTTTGGGGGATCGCAGCAAGTCAGTCCCTGGCCTCAATGTGGAGCTG gaggaggaggaggacatcGATAACCTGGTGGAGATCCATCGCCAGAGAGTGGCCCGGGGCAGCATGCGCAGCGGCGCCTCCTCG AGCACACTGGGGAGCATGGTCAGCATCTACAGCGAGGCCGGCGACTTTGGCAACGTTGCGGTCACCGGGGGAATCTCCTTTTCCCTGAGCTACGAGCAGAAGACACAGACCTTGTTCATTCACGTGAAGGAGTGTCGCCAGCTGGCCTATGGGGACGAGGGCAAGAAGCGCTCCAACCC GTATGTGAAGACCTACCTCCtgcccgacaaatcccgacaaGGGAAACGCAAGACGACCATCAAACGCAACACCATCAACCCCCAGTACAACGAGCTGCTGAAG TACGAGATTAACAAGTCCCTCCTGCTTGCGAGGACGCTGCAGTTCTCGGTCTGGCACCACGACCGCTTTGGCCGAAACACGTTCCTGGGTGAGGTGGAGGTCCCGCTGGACGCCTGGAACTTCGAGAGCCAGCTGGAGGAGTTTCTGCCCCTGCACGGCAAG ATTGGGACAGATGCTGCTGGTCTCCACCAGTACAAGGGAGAGCTGGTTGTCTCCATGAAGTACATCCCATCTTCCAAGCATCCTGGGGCTGGGAATGACAGGAAGG GCAAAACAGGGGAAGGCGGTGAGCTCCAGGTCTGGATCAAAGAAGCCAAGAACCTCACGGCTGCTAAATCGGGGGGGACATCAGACAGCTTTGTCAAAGG CTACCTCCTgccacacaaaaccaaagcctCCAAGAGGAAGACACCTGTGGTGAAGAAGACCCTGAACCCTCATTACAACCACACTTTTGTCTACAACGGCATCAACCCTGAGGATCTGCAGCACATCTGCCTGGAGCTGACGGTTTGGGATCGGGAGCCGCTGTCCAGCAACGACTTCCTCGGGGGTGTCCGTCTCGGGGTGGGCAATG GCATGAGCAATGGGCAGGCTGTGGACTGGATGGACTCCACGGGCGAAGAGCTGAACCTgtggcagaagatgtgccagtACCCAGGCTCCTGGGCCGAAGGGACGCTCCAGCTCCGCTCCACCATGGCCAAGATGAGGCCATAG
- the APOOL gene encoding MICOS complex subunit MIC27 has protein sequence MAAKVAKLAAVSSALPFACITVYAAAEKESKVQLVNPHQLPIYCPPPLKSKYIEEQPGHLQKQLSSVRQTTGRYIGWCRDAFVFVKNGIMDTIQFGKDAYVYLKNPPPEFLPKVGVITISGLAGIVLARKDSRFKKIAYPLGLTTLGISVCYPAQSVVIAKVTGKKLFSASHQTYEAVRSLWAKKEDVTKLPQESKSVAQEDKKTKDISSTKPESAIESRSFNRTEFSPVESWSNKDPVPSSGRVKTPKFKPDPKLVDHGQSSPEDVDMYSTRS, from the exons ATGGCGGCCAAG GTGGCAAAGCTGGcagctgtttcttctgctctgccctttGCCTGTATCACTGTATatgcagctgcagaaaaggaaTCAAAAGTTCAGCTGGTGAACCCACATCAG cttcctATTTATTGTCCACCACCTCTGAAATCAAAATACATTGAAGAACAGCCCGGTCACTTGCAGAAGCAACTTTCTTCAGTAAGACAGACAACTGGCCGCTATATTGGATGGTGCAGg gatgcttttgtttttgttaaaaatggaaTAATGGATACAATTCAATTTGGAAAAG aTGCTTATGTTTACCTGAAGAATCCACCACCAGAATTTCTTCCCAAAGTTGGTGTAATTACAATATCAGGCTTAGCTGGCATCGTGCTGGCAAGAAaag ATTCTAGATTCAAGAAAATTGCTTATCCATTGGGACTTACAACTTTAGGAATTTCTGTTTGTTACCCAGCTCAGTCAGTGGTCATTGCTAAG gTAACAgggaaaaagttattttctgcaAGCCATCAAACCTATGAAGCTGTGCGATCACTGTGGGcaaaaaaggaagatgtcaCCAAG CTGCCACAGGAGTCAAAATCAGTTGCCCAAGAAGATAAGAAAACCAAAGACATTTCTAGTACAAAACCTGAGTCTGCTATTGAGTCAAGATCATTCAACAGAACAGAGTTTTCTCCAGTAGAGTCTTGGAGTAATAAAGACCCAGTGCCTTCATCAG GAAGAGTGAAGACACCAAAGTTTAAGCCTGATCCAAAGCTTGTGGACCACGGTCAGTCCAGCCCAGAAGATGTGGACATGTACAGTACTAGAAGTTAA
- the SYTL4 gene encoding synaptotagmin-like protein 4 isoform X1: protein MSEAVDLSFLSDAERDLILQVLQRDEELRKAEERRIRRLKNELLEIRRKGAKRGSQRYSERTCARCQQSLGRVSPKANTCRGCNHLVCRDCRSYSPNGSWRCKVCTKEAELKKTTGDWFYDQRVNRFANRLGSDMVRLSLRHRSAASKRETVGQTLLQKAQLSEPKGSSTAWQQSPPAPQEGPSLFPDVSDPPDGKSDTESMENMSLDGYRPSPGGVGGRRNSLERAAPPRGGKQVAAPAGPAASSLTLPLRSKTTLSDGRDAAVGTCSSSLVDEHGTIFKKNPRRVVRPADYTKSVIDLRLENLVGEGGSLGDRSKSVPGLNVELEEEEEDIDNLVEIHRQRVARGSMRSGASSSTLGSMVSIYSEAGDFGNVAVTGGISFSLSYEQKTQTLFIHVKECRQLAYGDEGKKRSNPYVKTYLLPDKSRQGKRKTTIKRNTINPQYNELLKYEINKSLLLARTLQFSVWHHDRFGRNTFLGEVEVPLDAWNFESQLEEFLPLHGKIGTDAAGLHQYKGELVVSMKYIPSSKHPGAGNDRKGKTGEGGELQVWIKEAKNLTAAKSGGTSDSFVKGYLLPHKTKASKRKTPVVKKTLNPHYNHTFVYNGINPEDLQHICLELTVWDREPLSSNDFLGGVRLGVGNGMSNGQAVDWMDSTGEELNLWQKMCQYPGSWAEGTLQLRSTMAKMRP, encoded by the exons ATGTCCGAGGCTGTGGATCTGTCCTTCTTGTCGGATGCGGAGAGGGATTTGATCCTACAAGTCCTGCAGCGTGATGAGGAGCTCCGCAAAGCAGAGGAAAGGCGAATCAG GCGCCTGAAGAACGAGCTGCTGGAGATCCGGCGCAAGGGAGCCAAGCGGGGCAGCCAGCGCTACAGCGAGCGGACGTGTGCCCGCTGCCAGCAGAGTCTGGGTCGTGTCAGCCCCAAGGCCAACACCTGCCGGGGCTGCAACCACTTGGTGTGTCGGGACTGCCGTTCCTACAGCCCCAACGGCTCCTGGCGCTGCAAAGTCTGCACCAAGGAGGC CGAGCTGAAGAAGACAACGGGTGACTGGTTCTATGACCAGAGGGTCAACCGCTTTGCCAACCGCCTGGGCAGTGACATGGTGCGGCTGTCCCTGCGGCACAGGTCGGCAG CCAGCAAAAGGGAGACTGTAGGACAAACCCTCCTCCAGAAAGCCCAGCTCAGTGAGCCCAAAGGCTCCTCCACAGCCTGGCAGcagagccccccagcaccccaggagGGGCCCAG TTTGTTTCCGGATGTCTCAGACCCTCCAGATGGCAAAAGCGACACAGAGTCCATGGAAAACATGAGCCTGGATGGCTACAGACCTAGTCCTGGTGGTGTGGGGGGCAG GAGAAACTCCCTGGAGAGAGCTGCCCCTCCCAGAGGTGGAAAACAGGTTGCTGCACCAGCAGGacctgctgcctccagcctgACCCTCCCTCTCCGCTCCAAAACCACGCTCTCTGACGGACGA GATGCCGCCGTGGggacctgcagcagcagcttggtGGATGAGCATGGAACCATATTCAAGAAGAATCCCCGGCGGGTGGTGAGGCCCGCGG ACTACACCAAGTCGGTGATCGACCTGCGCCTGGAGAACCTCGTAGGGGAAGGTGGCTCTTTGGGGGATCGCAGCAAGTCAGTCCCTGGCCTCAATGTGGAGCTG gaggaggaggaggaggacatcGATAACCTGGTGGAGATCCATCGCCAGAGAGTGGCCCGGGGCAGCATGCGCAGCGGCGCCTCCTCG AGCACACTGGGGAGCATGGTCAGCATCTACAGCGAGGCCGGCGACTTTGGCAACGTTGCGGTCACCGGGGGAATCTCCTTTTCCCTGAGCTACGAGCAGAAGACACAGACCTTGTTCATTCACGTGAAGGAGTGTCGCCAGCTGGCCTATGGGGACGAGGGCAAGAAGCGCTCCAACCC GTATGTGAAGACCTACCTCCtgcccgacaaatcccgacaaGGGAAACGCAAGACGACCATCAAACGCAACACCATCAACCCCCAGTACAACGAGCTGCTGAAG TACGAGATTAACAAGTCCCTCCTGCTTGCGAGGACGCTGCAGTTCTCGGTCTGGCACCACGACCGCTTTGGCCGAAACACGTTCCTGGGTGAGGTGGAGGTCCCGCTGGACGCCTGGAACTTCGAGAGCCAGCTGGAGGAGTTTCTGCCCCTGCACGGCAAG ATTGGGACAGATGCTGCTGGTCTCCACCAGTACAAGGGAGAGCTGGTTGTCTCCATGAAGTACATCCCATCTTCCAAGCATCCTGGGGCTGGGAATGACAGGAAGG GCAAAACAGGGGAAGGCGGTGAGCTCCAGGTCTGGATCAAAGAAGCCAAGAACCTCACGGCTGCTAAATCGGGGGGGACATCAGACAGCTTTGTCAAAGG CTACCTCCTgccacacaaaaccaaagcctCCAAGAGGAAGACACCTGTGGTGAAGAAGACCCTGAACCCTCATTACAACCACACTTTTGTCTACAACGGCATCAACCCTGAGGATCTGCAGCACATCTGCCTGGAGCTGACGGTTTGGGATCGGGAGCCGCTGTCCAGCAACGACTTCCTCGGGGGTGTCCGTCTCGGGGTGGGCAATG GCATGAGCAATGGGCAGGCTGTGGACTGGATGGACTCCACGGGCGAAGAGCTGAACCTgtggcagaagatgtgccagtACCCAGGCTCCTGGGCCGAAGGGACGCTCCAGCTCCGCTCCACCATGGCCAAGATGAGGCCATAG